TTTGCTGTAATTCTTCCGTTCAAAGAAGAAGAAAAATTTATTGCTTTAGCCAAAGAAGCCGAATTATATCCGATAAAAATCACCCGTGTAAAAGGCACACCAAAATCTGAAATCAAACGCAGCTTATTGGCTTTTAGCCGAAATGAAAACCCTGACATTGAAATAGATGAATTAACTATTGAAATCGACAGACATGTTTATACTCCAGAGTATATTGCGTTGACTAAAGATTTTTATTTGAAGATGTAAAAAACATCTTTGTCAAAGTTAAGAACCTTGACAAAGATTTATAATTTATTATTTTCCGTTTTTTGCAAAAAGAACAGCTCTTTCTAAAATCTCGTCGTTTCCTTGCTGAATACCTAAAATAGTCGGTTTTACTTCAATATCAGGAACAATCCCAATACGTTGCACTTCTTTTTTGTTTGGATAAAAAACGCCATAACAAGTAAACGATGAAGAAAATCCTTTTATAATACCGAATCTATAATTTGCACCATCTGCGCCACCTGTCTGACTGCCAATAACAGTAGTTTTAGGAGCAGTTTGAAGCGCCATAACATTATGTTCTGCGTGGCTAATCGCATTTTCATCAATTAGAACAATTACTTTTCCTTTGTAATAATCCGGATTGGTTTTACCGCATTTATCCTTATCTGTCCTCCATACATAACGTCCCGGAAAACTAATATCCGGGTCAATATATTTAACATATTCAACTGATTCTGGATTAAGCCACTCTGCAAGTGCATACAATACATCATGAGGTCTTTTTCTATTGTCAAAAATAATTGCATTGGTATTTTTAAGTGCTTCAATTAAGTTTGGGATATCTATAACATCAAGTCCGCCAAAATTTACATAACCAATATTTCCTTCCAGAATTTTCCACTTTTCTTCTTTTGGAAATTGAATTTTTAAATCCTGATATTTATATCTGTTTATTGATTTTACAGCTGTTTTTCCGTCTCTGACAAATTCAATTTCAAAAGCTGACGTTTTTCCATTAAAGATTGTCCAATAGGCATTTTTTAAGACCGAAGGCTCGTTTGATCCTTCAACATATTTTAAATTTTCTTTTAGAAGTTCGTCAATTGTTTTCCCTTCTACTTTTGTAATAACATCTCCAATTTTAAGATCGCTGACTTTTGCCAGAGAATCATTTTTTAAACCTATAACAACGGCTTTCTGATTAATAATTTTAACCTCAACCGGAATAAATTTATCTCCAAAATAATCAAACAGCTGGGGCATGTGAGTAGAAGCGTGTGTATCATTTATTTTTATAGAAATTTCACGCATTGCTAAAGCAAAATCTTTTTCTGATTCTGGCGCACTAATTCTCGGAAGAAATTCAAGTAATGTCTTATCCCAGTTTTGATCCATTTGATATTTATACGGGAAAAAATATTCGATGTAATTCCAATATCTGAATAAGGCTAAAAGACGAAGGTTTTTGTCTGTCCATTTAAAATCCTGATATTTTACTTCATTCTTAAATTGTAATGGAGCATTACCACCACCAAACTCATAATCAACATAATACTGTTTTTCCTGAATTCTATTTTCTTCAATAAATTTCAGTTTTTTTGAAAGTGATTTAGAAAACAATTCATTTTTATTGATCCATGATAAATCGAAATTTTTATCAAAATACTCTTTTTTAGAAACAGGCTTTGCTGATTCATGAGCCTTAACTTCTCCTAGTGAAGCCAGCCAATTTTCGATTACTAATGAAAATGCTTCTGCAGTTTGCGCTCCTTCAACTTTTGGCAAAACTTGAAACAATTGTTCGTCCCAATTTTTACTTCCATCGGCGACATTTGGATGATAATATTTTAGAAATCCCCAAATTTTGCAGGTTGCGCTTAATTTTTGAGTTTCTGTAATGGGTTTTGAAAAAGAAAACTGAAATAGTAAAACAAGAACAATAAGTAACGTTTTTTTCATTCTAAGAGATGGTTATTTTTTTTGGTTTATTAGGTTTTGGTTTATTTTAAACTTGCTCAAAAATACTTTTAAACTGGTATAAAATTCTTTCGATCAAACGTAAATCTTCGGTTACGATCTCGGCACTTCCTTTCATTTCCTGTTGAAATATAATTTGTTTTTTATAAGAAGTTTCCAATCCGTTTGGCAATGCAACATCCAGCAATAAATTCCCGTCTTTATCGGGCACCAGTGAGATATTCTGAATCTTCCCTTTTAAAACACCAAACTCTCTGTCAGGAAAGTTAGCCAGGCGAATATTTACTCTTTGCCCTACTTTTATTTTTCCAGAATTTAAAGCTGGTGCTTTTACTTTGCCTATGAACCCATTTTTTGCATCCGGAATAATTGAAAAAACATTATCCCCTACATTTATGGTTTGATTTTCTGTCCAAACCTGCAAAAAAGTCACCACGCCACTTACAGAAGATTTTAGTGTATAAGCCATTTCCCAGTCTTTTATCACCTTTTTGAGCTGATAAAAAGATTGCGCCATGTTGCGACCAAGGTTAACTTCTTCTTTGGTGCTGTTTATGTGCGAATTCTGACTTGATTTTGTATTATCTATTAAAGAGGATCTCAATTGAGAAATTGATGACAAAAGGCTTCTATAATTCTTTTGCGCTTGTAAAAAACTCAACTTCTTAACCTCCATTTCCTGAGCTGAAATTATACCTTTATTGAATAAAACTTCAAAACGGGCAAGTTCATTTTTTTGAAGCTCCAATTCACCCTCGTTGATTGCTTTTTGCTGTTGTAAAATATCTAATCGCTCCTGTATCTGAATTTTTTCAGAATACTGCGCGCGGCTCTCTACTTCAAAAGGATGCAAATCCTCATTTAGTTTCTGTGCCTGATAATCTTTTTGAAAGACCGCATAAGCGCTTTCAATTTCTCCTAATTGCGCATTTTTCAGCTTCGAAAACGGAAAATCACTTTTAGGATCATTAATATTATAAGAATCTATTATTCTATTTAATAAAAAAACATCTTTGTAATTAGCTGTATTTTCTATAATTGCAAGTGTAGTATTTTTGGGTACTATCGCTTTATTTTTTACCAAAATTACTTCGATGCGCCCTGAAGATTTTGCTACGATTTTCTCTGGTGGAATATTCGTTGTAATTAGAATTTCGGTATTTACCACATCCGGATATTTTACAAACCAGGAAACAAAAAACAACATCAGTATAATGACAAATATTAAAATAGTCCCCCATCGAATCATCCAATGCGGTACTTTGGTGAGAATATCCTGAACCTCTTCACTTCTTAACTCAAATGTCGTGTTATCTTCAGCCATATATTAATTACCTAATTGTAGTTGGTTTTTCACCAGTTCAAAATAATTCCCTTTTTGGTTTACTAATGTCGAATGATTTCCTATTTCGATAATTTTCCCTTTATCCAAAACAACAATTTGATCTGCATTCATTACTGTACTTAATCGGTGTGCAATTACAACAACAGTTTTATTTTTAAAGAACACATCCAATTTTCTCATAATTTCTTTTTCGTTATTGGCATCCAGTGCCGATGTTGCTTCGTCAAAAAATAGTATTTCAGGATTTTTATAAACAGCTCTTGCGATTAACAATCGTTGTTTTTGCCCGGTACTCATTCCTACTCCTTCAGAACCAATCTTAGTATTATAACCGAGTGGCAAACCACTTATATACTCTTTTATATTCGCCACATCTGCAGCATACAATAATCGTTGTTTATCGACTTTATCTACACCAATTGCAATGTTATTGGCAATGGTATCACTAAAAATAAACCCTTCCTGCATGACGGCTCCAATAGTAGATCTCCACGCTTTTTGAGAGATATTTGACAGTTGTGCATTGCCAATGGTTATCTCCCCCTTATCAGGTTCATAAAATTTAAGAAGCAATTTCATTAAAGTCGTTTTTCCGCTTCCACTTACACCAACTATGGCTGTCACCTTATTTGCCGGAATTATCAGATTTAAATTTTTAAGAATAGGAATATCAGATCCCAAATAGCGATATGACAGGTTTTTTATTTCAATATCTGAATCATACAAAACATCATTTGTCTGATGAACTTCCTGCTGTGTTTCATCTTCTTTTTCATGAATTTCAGATAACCTCGCCAAAGAAATTTTTGCATCCTGAAGCTCTCTGACAAATTCGATAAGCTGAGTAACTGGTCCGTTTAAACTCCCAACAATAGAACTTATGGCAAGCATCATCCCCAATGTAATAGAACCGTCAATTACTAATTTGGCCGAAAGAAAAATGATAAAGATGTTCTTTAATTCATTAATAACCGACGAGCCAATGGTTTGTGTCTGCTCTAAAATCAATCCTTTTATCGAAACTCTAAAAAGCCTTGCCTGAACGTATTCCCATCCCCAGCGTTTTTGCTTTTCGGCATTATGGAGCTTGATTTCCTGCATTCCGTTTATAAGTTCCATAACCTTGCTCTGCTCGTGAGAGACTTCGGCAAATCGCTTATAATCCAGAATTTCTCTTCTTTTTAAAAACAAAGTAATCCAGCCAAAATAAAATAGGCTTCCGACAAAAAAGACAAAAAATATCTGAAGATTAAAATAGGCCAAAACAGCGCCCATTACAAACATGTTAATAACCGAAAAAAGAACATTTAGAGATGATGTGGTCAGGATTTTTTCGATTCTGCGATGGTCATTAATTCGCTGCATTATATCTCCTGTCATTCGCACATCAAAAAAGGATATAGGCAGATTCATTAATTTAATAAAGAAGTCTGAAATCAATGAAATATTTATCCTGGTAGAGAGATGGAGCAAAATCCAGCTTCTAATTAATTCCAGCCCGATTCTTCCTGCAAAAAGAAATAATTGTGCGAAGAGAATGAGATAAATAAAGTGGATGTTTTGATTTTGTATTCCAATATCAACTATACTTTGGGTCAAAAAAGGAAAAATCAACTGCAATAAACTGCTCGCCAGTAACCCTATACTTAATTGTATTAAAAATGATTTATATCGAAAAACGTATTGCGACAAAAGCCCAAAACCCAATGTCTTATTATCTTCTTTCTCAAAATCTGATTGAAAAAATTTTGGTGTAGCTTCGATTAATAATGCAATCCCTTCCTTAGTTTGA
The sequence above is drawn from the Flavobacterium sp. N2038 genome and encodes:
- a CDS encoding S41 family peptidase; translated protein: MKKTLLIVLVLLFQFSFSKPITETQKLSATCKIWGFLKYYHPNVADGSKNWDEQLFQVLPKVEGAQTAEAFSLVIENWLASLGEVKAHESAKPVSKKEYFDKNFDLSWINKNELFSKSLSKKLKFIEENRIQEKQYYVDYEFGGGNAPLQFKNEVKYQDFKWTDKNLRLLALFRYWNYIEYFFPYKYQMDQNWDKTLLEFLPRISAPESEKDFALAMREISIKINDTHASTHMPQLFDYFGDKFIPVEVKIINQKAVVIGLKNDSLAKVSDLKIGDVITKVEGKTIDELLKENLKYVEGSNEPSVLKNAYWTIFNGKTSAFEIEFVRDGKTAVKSINRYKYQDLKIQFPKEEKWKILEGNIGYVNFGGLDVIDIPNLIEALKNTNAIIFDNRKRPHDVLYALAEWLNPESVEYVKYIDPDISFPGRYVWRTDKDKCGKTNPDYYKGKVIVLIDENAISHAEHNVMALQTAPKTTVIGSQTGGADGANYRFGIIKGFSSSFTCYGVFYPNKKEVQRIGIVPDIEVKPTILGIQQGNDEILERAVLFAKNGK
- a CDS encoding HlyD family secretion protein; translated protein: MAEDNTTFELRSEEVQDILTKVPHWMIRWGTILIFVIILMLFFVSWFVKYPDVVNTEILITTNIPPEKIVAKSSGRIEVILVKNKAIVPKNTTLAIIENTANYKDVFLLNRIIDSYNINDPKSDFPFSKLKNAQLGEIESAYAVFQKDYQAQKLNEDLHPFEVESRAQYSEKIQIQERLDILQQQKAINEGELELQKNELARFEVLFNKGIISAQEMEVKKLSFLQAQKNYRSLLSSISQLRSSLIDNTKSSQNSHINSTKEEVNLGRNMAQSFYQLKKVIKDWEMAYTLKSSVSGVVTFLQVWTENQTINVGDNVFSIIPDAKNGFIGKVKAPALNSGKIKVGQRVNIRLANFPDREFGVLKGKIQNISLVPDKDGNLLLDVALPNGLETSYKKQIIFQQEMKGSAEIVTEDLRLIERILYQFKSIFEQV
- a CDS encoding peptidase domain-containing ABC transporter: MKKFTNYKQADYKDCGPTCLKIIAKHYGKTINIQELRDISETTREGSNLLFLSDAAEKIGFRTLGVKLSAERLEEAPLPCILHWNKNHYVVLYKIKKGIYYISDPAFGLIEYNQQDFLKFWIGNNADDQTKEGIALLIEATPKFFQSDFEKEDNKTLGFGLLSQYVFRYKSFLIQLSIGLLASSLLQLIFPFLTQSIVDIGIQNQNIHFIYLILFAQLFLFAGRIGLELIRSWILLHLSTRINISLISDFFIKLMNLPISFFDVRMTGDIMQRINDHRRIEKILTTSSLNVLFSVINMFVMGAVLAYFNLQIFFVFFVGSLFYFGWITLFLKRREILDYKRFAEVSHEQSKVMELINGMQEIKLHNAEKQKRWGWEYVQARLFRVSIKGLILEQTQTIGSSVINELKNIFIIFLSAKLVIDGSITLGMMLAISSIVGSLNGPVTQLIEFVRELQDAKISLARLSEIHEKEDETQQEVHQTNDVLYDSDIEIKNLSYRYLGSDIPILKNLNLIIPANKVTAIVGVSGSGKTTLMKLLLKFYEPDKGEITIGNAQLSNISQKAWRSTIGAVMQEGFIFSDTIANNIAIGVDKVDKQRLLYAADVANIKEYISGLPLGYNTKIGSEGVGMSTGQKQRLLIARAVYKNPEILFFDEATSALDANNEKEIMRKLDVFFKNKTVVVIAHRLSTVMNADQIVVLDKGKIIEIGNHSTLVNQKGNYFELVKNQLQLGN